The following proteins come from a genomic window of Malus domestica chromosome 02, GDT2T_hap1:
- the LOC103418450 gene encoding chromo domain-containing protein LHP1-like (The RefSeq protein has 3 substitutions compared to this genomic sequence), producing the protein MRTKVGRREIWDNNWKDAMPVAGAVLVRDAGNNHPDAPFALHQQQASAAAQEQEHQEEPQATQEDGDGDGDGEAEEDADDEGGGDGDGEAGADDENRERNKLDDGFYEIEAIRRKRVRKGQLQYLIKWRGWPETANTWEPLDNLQSIADVVEAFEESLRTGKHRKRKRKQGTPLSQPKKRQQRSSDPIPIYNMTDVEIGIVDKALSSTALNCSKLVGLPPPQQPVVLARDGENDGHANNIEATKKVNAENGCSNTSQQNGGRREENEDDPKLSELRATTFTNVVNWDKVSVPFQEARAPEVNGPTDGLSKVDCAEPVQSNRSTGAKRRKSSSVKRFKQESQVSELGATPNATTRVSVRYGGRGSQSGAENLDYAGGNSSRRNKIDESRNAVRITKIIKPIGYSTSVSNDVQDVLVTFKAMRSDGSEVIVDNKSLKVNHPLLLIDFYEQHLRYNPTF; encoded by the exons ATGAGAACCAAGGTAGGAAGAAGGGAGATTTGGGACAACAATTGGAAGGATGCAATGCCTGCTGCCGGTGCTGTTCTTGTTCGGGACGCCGGCAACAACCACCCCGACGCCCCTTTTGCTCTTCACCAACAGCAAGCTTCTGCCGCCGCTCAAGAGCAAGAGCATCAGGAGGAACCTCAAGCTACCCAAGAAGATGGCGATGGCGACGGAGACGGCGAAGCTGAAGAGGACGCTGACGATGAGGGAGGTGGCGACGGGGACGGTGAGGCTGGCGCTGATGACGAAAATAGAGAGCGTAACAAGCTTGATGACGGCTTCTACGAAATCGAAGCGATTCGCCGGAAAAGGGTTCGAAAG GGTCAGCTCCAGTACCTCATCAAATG GCGCGGTTGGCCAGAGACTGCCAATACATGGGAACCCTTAGATAATCTCCAGTCAATTGCTGATGTTGTTGAGGCCTTTGAAGAAAG CTTGCGAACTGGTAAGCATCGGAAGCGCAAGAGAAAGCAAGGGACTCCTCTTTCTCAACCCAAGAAGAGGCAGCAGCGTTCTAGTGATCCTATTCCTATCTACAATATGACAGATGTGGAAATCGGCATCGTGGATAAAGCTCTGTCCTCCACTGCTCTCAACTGCTCGAAACTTGTTGGTCTTCCTCCCCCTCAACAGCCAGTGGTTTTAGCTCGTGACGGAGAGAATGATGGGCATGTCAACAATATTGAAGCAACCAAGAAAGTTAATGCTGAGAATGGCTGTTCAAATACTTCTCAACAAAATGGTGGAAGGAGAGAGGAAAATGAGGATGATCCAAAGCTTAGTGAGCTCAGAGCAACAACATTTACTAATGTTGTCAATTGGGATAAAGTTTCTGTACCTTTCCAAGAAGCAAAGGCTCCAGAAGTTAATGGCCCTACAGATGGTCTTTCCAAGGTTGATTGTGCAGAACCAGTACAGAGCAATCGCAGCACTGGAGCTAAGAGAAGGAAGTCCAGTTCTGTGAAGAGGTTTAAACAAGAGTCACAAGTGTCCGAACTGGGTGCTACACCAAATGCAACAACCAGAGTCAGTGTTAGATATGGCGGTAGAGGTAGTCAATCAGGGGCAGAAAATCTTGATTATGCTGGGGGAAATTCAAGTCGCAGGAATAAGATTGATGAATCCAGAAATGCAGTACGTATCACCAAGATAATAAAGCCAATAGGATACTCAACTTCAGTGTCAAACGACGTCCAGGATGTGTTAGTCACCTTTAAGGCAATGAG GTCCGATGGATCTGAAGTGATAGTGGACAACAAGTCTCTCAAGGTTAATCATCCGCTTCTG TTGATCGATTTTTACGAGCAACATCTCCGATACAATCCTACATTTTAA
- the LOC103418450 gene encoding chromo domain-containing protein LHP1-like isoform X1: MQCLLPVLFLFGTPATTTPTPLLLFTNSKLLPPLKSKSIRRNLKLPKKMAMATETAKLKRTLTMREVATGTVRLALMTKIESVTSLMTASTKSKRFAGKGFERRGWPETANTWEPLDNLQSIADVVEAFEESLRTGKHRKRKRKQGTPLSQPKKRQQRSSDPIPIYNMTDVEIGIVDKALSSTALNCSKLVGLPPPQQPVVLARDGENDGHVNNIEATKKVNAENGCSNTSQQNGGRREENEDDPKLSELRATTFTNVVNWDKVSVPFQEAKAPEVNGPTDGLSKVDCAEPVQSNRSTGAKRRKSSSVKRFKQESQVSELGATPNATTRVSVRYGGRGSQSGAENLDYAGGNSSRRNKIDESRNAVRITKIIKPIGYSTSVSNDVQDVLVTFKAMRSDGSEVIVDNKSLKVNHPLLLIDFYEQHLRYNPTF; encoded by the exons ATGCAATGCCTGCTGCCGGTGCTGTTCTTGTTCGGGACGCCGGCAACAACCACCCCGACGCCCCTTTTGCTCTTCACCAACAGCAAGCTTCTGCCGCCGCTCAAGAGCAAGAGCATCAGGAGGAACCTCAAGCTACCCAAGAAGATGGCGATGGCGACGGAGACGGCGAAGCTGAAGAGGACGCTGACGATGAGGGAGGTGGCGACGGGGACGGTGAGGCTGGCGCTGATGACGAAAATAGAGAGCGTAACAAGCTTGATGACGGCTTCTACGAAATCGAAGCGATTCGCCGGAAAAGGGTTCGAAAG GCGCGGTTGGCCAGAGACTGCCAATACATGGGAACCCTTAGATAATCTCCAGTCAATTGCTGATGTTGTTGAGGCCTTTGAAGAAAG CTTGCGAACTGGTAAGCATCGGAAGCGCAAGAGAAAGCAAGGGACTCCTCTTTCTCAACCCAAGAAGAGGCAGCAGCGTTCTAGTGATCCTATTCCTATCTACAATATGACAGATGTGGAAATCGGCATCGTGGATAAAGCTCTGTCCTCCACTGCTCTCAACTGCTCGAAACTTGTTGGTCTTCCTCCCCCTCAACAGCCAGTGGTTTTAGCTCGTGACGGAGAGAATGATGGGCATGTCAACAATATTGAAGCAACCAAGAAAGTTAATGCTGAGAATGGCTGTTCAAATACTTCTCAACAAAATGGTGGAAGGAGAGAGGAAAATGAGGATGATCCAAAGCTTAGTGAGCTCAGAGCAACAACATTTACTAATGTTGTCAATTGGGATAAAGTTTCTGTACCTTTCCAAGAAGCAAAGGCTCCAGAAGTTAATGGCCCTACAGATGGTCTTTCCAAGGTTGATTGTGCAGAACCAGTACAGAGCAATCGCAGCACTGGAGCTAAGAGAAGGAAGTCCAGTTCTGTGAAGAGGTTTAAACAAGAGTCACAAGTGTCCGAACTGGGTGCTACACCAAATGCAACAACCAGAGTCAGTGTTAGATATGGCGGTAGAGGTAGTCAATCAGGGGCAGAAAATCTTGATTATGCTGGGGGAAATTCAAGTCGCAGGAATAAGATTGATGAATCCAGAAATGCAGTACGTATCACCAAGATAATAAAGCCAATAGGATACTCAACTTCAGTGTCAAACGACGTCCAGGATGTGTTAGTCACCTTTAAGGCAATGAG GTCCGATGGATCTGAAGTGATAGTGGACAACAAGTCTCTCAAGGTTAATCATCCGCTTCTG TTGATCGATTTTTACGAGCAACATCTCCGATACAATCCTACATTTTAA